From the genome of Brassica oleracea var. oleracea cultivar TO1000 chromosome C4, BOL, whole genome shotgun sequence:
TGGTATATCTTTCAGATAGAAACAAAAGCTTGATCAAGTCAGTACGTCTATTGTTCCCTGAGGCCGAACATGGGTATTATATATGGCATTTGTCTCAGAATGTTAAAAGCCACGTCTGTAACAACAAAGATACTTGTGCGTTCAAGTTTAGAGAATGCGCAAATGCTTATACGGAGGCTGAGTTTAAGTACCTTTATCATGCTTTTCGCAGGAAGTATCCTAGTGCAGCAATGTATCTTGACAAAAGTGTTGAAGAGAAGAAATGGGCTAGATGTTACTTTAGAGGAGATATGTACAATGTTGACACCACCAATTCAGTAGAATCTTTTAATGGTGTTATTAAGGAAACGAGAAAGTACACCTTACTACCAATGTTTGATGTTATCATTACAAAAATGTCTGAATGGTTTAACAACCATAGGAAGGAGGCAGCTGAAATACCATACACACTGAAGCTTGTGCCTATTTTGGAAATCGAAATGTCTAAAAGATGTATTGATGCGAGGTTTCTTACGGTTGACGAATTAAACAGCTTCCATCTTGAGTACAGTGTGCATGGTACTGGCGGCAAGGTTTATACTATTGATATGGCTAGGAATACTTGCAGTTGTGAGCAGTTTGATAAAGACAAATACCCTTGTGTGCATGGAGTGGCTGCTGCCACATTCATGACTGCGGCAGCAGGAAGGGAACTCCATCTATCTGAGTATTGTTCAAAATACTATTTGGTGGAGCAATGGGCTTTGGCTTATCACATGACCATATATCCTTTTCCTCATATGTTTGATTGGGTTATACCAGAAGATGTTAGAGCAAATAAAATACTTCCTCCAAATTTTGAAAAGAAAAAAGGAAAACCACAACAAACAAGATTTTTATCAGTAGGAGAATCCCGTGGAAGAGGAAAAAGAGGCAGAGGGGGAGCTAGAGGAGCCAGAGGAAGAGGCAGAGCCAGAGGAGGAGGTATGGCAGCGTATTTTGAATGTGGTAGTGGTTCAGGTACTACCTAGGTTTTACTGGAGTTTACTTGACTTATTATGTGAAATCTGGACTACTAGTGATTTCTGGTTTTGTTATGTGTAATTTGGAATAGTAAGTTTTACTGGTTTTATTATGTGCAATTTCGAATACTAGGTTTTACTGGTTTTATTATGTGCAATTTGGATTACTAGGTTTTACTGGTATTATTATGTGCAATTCGAAACCAATATATATCACTAGGTTATGTGTAATGTAGACTATCTTTATATATATCACAATATAGTAAGGAGAATTTTACAAAATACATATTTCTGGTAAATTGTTTATGTAAATGTCTTTTTTGACGATAATAATATGGTAAAATCATTGGTTCTACTACCAAACCTTCATTTTTGAGATGGTTTTACTAGAAAAAAGTAAAAATTGCCAAAGTATACGTGTATGGTAGTATTACTATTAACTTGAAGATTACCATATGTATTACTAAGTGTTAAAAATAATATTAAATATATTTATGACGGCTGCACGTTTTACATGTGAAATGCATTTTTAATTCTTTTTTAGTAATATATATATATATATATATATATATATATATATATATATATATTAGTGTTTTACATGTGCTTACTATTTTCTGGTATATCTTTTTTCCTTTTTTAGTGTTTTTTGGCGTAATAAGCCCAGTAAATCTAGTTATCGATCTTACTCGTTTTTGGGCATAGTAACACCTGTAAATCTAGTTTTCCAAACCTGTTGCAACACACCAAGTACACTAAGATTTAAACATTCAAAAGCATTTTACTATCAAGTTTTAAACATCCAAAATACTTAACATCCCAAATACATAAGTCTAAGGCTTTGTTTTACGCTTTTTCCCCTCCGTGAAAGGAGTCTGCACCCACTGTGATTTCCTCTTTGGTCTGCCACTCTTCTTAGGTGCAGCAACTCGACATTCTCCTTGCATCTATGCATGATCCAAGGACTCGGTGCTTCCTTTGCTAGAGTTGGTACAAGTTCTGCAACAATATACATTGAGAGCAAATTTTAAAAACTTTTAGCCTTTGTGTTAGCCACTAAGAGATGGGTAAGTTATTTTACCATATTGGACTCAAGTCCCCTCACTGTGACGCCATTGATATCTGCCATTTTGGGTATTAACATGGAGATGGAGGTTCACTTGTGACTTGTGAGTGAAAATCACATAAGGGACAAAAGCTCGTCTGAGAGCGACATTCTACGGACTTACTAGATCAACATCGACATTTCTGGCTCTTGCGGAGTCCCTGTAGCAATGGGGATGAATACAATCTTGACGTCTCTAGACATGACAGGCGCAATGCTGAATTTGCTGTGGCGGAAGGAATTCAGAGTTTGTAAGTTGATGGGAACCGGTTATAGATTCTCTGCTTTGCAATTATAATCCAGCATCACATTTTCTTTTTGTTGACAGCGACGTATTTTGTTTAATAATAAAAAACAAAGAAACGAAAAAAGAAGATAATAGAACAAATTCTAAGCCCAATATTGTTATATATTCTCTCTGTTTCCGAAACTAAGATTTTCTAAAGTGTTCACGCTTATTAAGAATTCAATAAATGTTTATAATTTAATTTTTCTTTTACTCTATTATACATTTTCCAATAACTTTTCACCAATGAAATTTAATCAATTCAAATATTTTTATTTAATGTTTCTTAAAAGTATAAAAAATACCTTAAACATATAGAAAATCTGTCTTTGTGGAACAAGTAAAAAATCTAAAACATCTTACTTTCGGAAACGGAGAGAGTATAGGTTAAACGAAGTTCGTAAGTCCAATTCAAGGCCCACTATTTATATTGGATCAAATGCTGAGATGAGCCACTTGGTCTCCAAAAAATCTCAATTAGACCCATCGTAAGTCCAATTCAAGGCCCACTATTTGTGTTTTTCTAGTGCTGGTTAGTAGGTTTCTCGCCTCAAAGTTCATTTTCTTGATATGGACATGAAAATATTATAAGAAATAGAGCAATTGTAATCACATACACAAGAAGAACATGGTGAAACTTGCATATTTTGATATAAAATATGATATACATATGTTTGTTGTATCTACAAATTTGATTTCAAATAGTTTTTGATTATTATGTTTGCAAATTAGTACATTTCACTCTTTTTATTATTTAATTCTATTTTATAATTTAAAATTTTTCCTACAAAAAAAAAACAAATCTTCAAAAATTTATGAAAATTTTAAAAAATTATGAAATTTATAATCCCTATATATATATATATTAGTGTTTTACATGTGCTTACTATTTTCTGGTATATCTTTTTTCCTTTTTTAGTGTTTTTTGGCGTAATAAGCCCAGTAAATCTAGTTATCGATCTTACTCGTTTTTGGGCATAGTAACACCTGTAAATCTAGTTTTCCAAACCTGTTGCAACACACCAAGTACACTAAGATTTAAACATTCAAAAGCATTTTACTATCAAGTTTTAAACATCCAAAATACTTAACATCCCAAATACATAAGTCTAAGGCTTTGTTTTACGCTTTTTCCCCTCCGTGAAAGGAGTCTGCACCCACTGTGATTTCCTCTTTGGTCTGCCACTCTTCTTAGGTGCAGCAACTCGACATTCTCCTTGCATCTATGCATGATCCAAGGACTCGGTGCTTCCTTTGCTAGAGTTGGTACAAGTTCTGCAACAATATACATTGAGAGCAAATTTTAAAAACTTTTAGCCTTTGTGTTAGCCACTAAGAGATGGGTAAGTTATTTTACCATATTGGACTCAAGTCCCCTCACTGTGACGCCATTGATATCTGCCATTTTGGGTATTAACATGGAGATGGAGGTTCACTTGTGACTTGTGAGTGAAAATCACATAAGGGACAAAAGCTCGTCTGAGAGCGACATTCTACGGACTTACTAGATCAACATCGACATTTCTGGCTCTTGCGGAGTCCCTGTAGCAATGGGGATGAATACAATCTTGACGTCTCTAGACATGACAGGCGCAATGCTGAATTTGCTGTGGCGGAAGGAATTCAGAGTTTGTAAGTTGATGGGAACCGGTTATAGATTCTCTGCTTTGCAATTATAATCCAGCATCACATTTTCTTTTTGTTGACAGCGACGTATTTTGTTTAATAATAAAAAACAAAGAAACGAAAAAAGAAGATAATAGAACAAATTCTAAGCCCAATATTGTTATATATTCTCTCTGTTTCCGAAACTAAGATTTTCTAAAGTGTTCACGCTTATTAAGAATTCAATAAATGTTTATAATTTAATTTTTCTTTTACTCTATTATACATTTTCCAATAACTTTTCACCAATGAAATTTAATCAATTCAAATATTTTTATTTAATGTTTCTTAAAAGTATAAAAAATACCTTAAACATATAGAAAATCTGTCTTTGTGGAACAAGTAAAAAATCTAAAACATCTTACTTTCGGAAACGGAGAGAGTATAGGTTAAACGAAGTTCGTAAGTCCAATTCAAGGCCCACTATTTATATTGGATCAAATGCTGAGATGAGCCACTTGGTCTCCAAAAAATCTCAATTAGACCCATCGTAAGTCCAATTCAAGGCCCACTATTTGTGTTTTTCTAGTGCTGGTTAGTAGGTTTCTCGCCTCAAAGTTCATTTTCTTGATATGGACATGAAAATATTATAAGAAATAGAGCAATTGTAATCACATACACAAGAAGAACATGGTGAAACTTGCATATTTTGATATAAAATATGATATACATATGTTTGTTGTATCTACAAATTTGATTTCAAATAGTTTTTGATTATTATGTTTGCAAATTAGTACATTTCACTCTTTTTATTATTTAATTCTATTTTATAATTTAAAATTTTTCCTACAAAAAAAAAACAAATCTTCAAAAATTTATGAAAATTTTAAAAAATTATGAAATTTATAATCCCAATACCATCAGTTTCTTTTTAATATCTAAATTTTTTATAAATATTATTTAGTTTTACGTTTTGTATTTACGTACCTAACAAATTTTTATTTTAATTTTATAGATTTTGATTTAATGTATTTCAACCAAAAAAAATAGATAACAGGTTAAACTACACAAAAATATCTAGGAATAGTACAACTGCTTGATTTAATATTCAACCATAATGTTTAAAACATGATATACGTTTAAAACGTGATGCACAATATAAAATGAAATAACATAGTTGTCCCAGTATTCGAGTTGTACCGGTTTGTACATAGTTGTACTAGTTTTTGAGTTGTACGAGTTTGTACATAGTTATATTTTGACAGTGAAATCGAAAAATTTAGTTGTACGACATAAAATTTGAACTTACCTTAGTTGTACCACTTCTTTATGTGTACATGTCTTTGCCCCAATAAAATGAAATCATAAATTTTGTTAAAATACATTTCATGTATGTTTTCCAAAAATTATGTGGACAAAGAAGTTAACAAACCTTAAAAGTATAAGGTAGATCATGCAAACTTATGTGATTGTGTTAGATTTGCAAAAAGAAAAAAAAACCCATGAAATATCATAAGGAACCTTTATAAATACTTTACAATTTAGCCACTTTATTGAT
Proteins encoded in this window:
- the LOC106338785 gene encoding uncharacterized protein LOC106338785 encodes the protein MRKVLIVDGTHLKNVYGGVLLVASAQDPDHHHYPIAFGVADGVSVIACFQYSEAWFAQAAEYWKQAITLTPDRNKSLIKSVRLLFPEAEHGYYIWHLSQNVKSHVCNNKDTCAFKFRECANAYTEAEFKYLYHAFRRKYPSAAMYLDKSVEEKKWARCYFRGDMYNVDTTNSVESFNGVIKETRKYTLLPMFDVIITKMSEWFNNHRKEAAEIPYTLKLVPILEIEMSKRCIDARFLTVDELNSFHLEYSVHGTGGKVYTIDMARNTCSCEQFDKDKYPCVHGVAAATFMTAAAGRELHLSEYCSKYYLVEQWALAYHMTIYPFPHMFDWVIPEDVRANKILPPNFEKKKGKPQQTRFLSVGESRGRGKRGRGGARGARGRGRARGGGMAAYFECGSGSGTT